A single Paraburkholderia sp. D15 DNA region contains:
- a CDS encoding response regulator yields the protein MPFRILLIEDDDRLSELVAGYLRKHDYEVETVLHGNDAVPAILKRRPDLVILDVNLPGKDGFQICREAREQYDGVIIMVTARDEQFDEVLGLEFGADDYVHKPVEPRVLLARIKAQLRRVGARAPEAAQPERYVFGKFEINRASRSVRLPDGSLPELTSAEFDLLWALVSCAGEVVSRDDLMRQLRGIEFDGLDRTIDGGISKLRRKLHDDASTPQRIKTVRGKGYQFSKLAWD from the coding sequence ATGCCTTTCCGGATCCTCCTTATCGAAGACGATGACCGCCTCTCCGAGCTGGTGGCCGGCTATCTGCGCAAACACGACTATGAGGTCGAGACGGTGCTGCACGGCAACGACGCGGTGCCGGCCATTCTCAAGCGTCGCCCGGACCTGGTGATTCTCGACGTCAATCTGCCGGGCAAGGACGGCTTCCAGATCTGCCGCGAGGCGCGCGAACAGTACGACGGCGTGATCATCATGGTGACCGCGCGCGACGAGCAGTTCGACGAAGTGCTGGGCCTCGAATTCGGCGCCGACGACTACGTGCACAAGCCGGTCGAACCGCGCGTGCTGCTCGCGCGCATCAAGGCGCAGTTGCGCCGCGTCGGCGCGCGCGCGCCGGAGGCGGCGCAGCCGGAGCGCTACGTGTTCGGCAAGTTCGAGATCAATCGGGCCAGCCGCTCGGTCAGGCTGCCGGACGGCAGTCTGCCCGAGCTGACCTCGGCGGAATTCGACCTGTTGTGGGCGCTCGTCAGTTGCGCGGGAGAAGTGGTGAGCCGCGACGATCTGATGCGGCAGCTACGCGGCATCGAGTTCGACGGTCTCGACCGGACGATCGACGGCGGCATCTCCAAGCTGCGCCGCAAGCTGCACGACGACGCAAGCACGCCGCAGCGGATCAAGACCGTGCGCGGCAAGGGCTATCAGTTCAGCAAACTGGCGTGGGATTGA
- a CDS encoding DUF535 family protein, whose translation MSTVSNPRPRPAWLARLHASFAAVQQAAHALYPGTSVFHRWRRARLWLRSLVCWRATQVWLGRCAISPLRDLVQRHPTALERMHRPFLHSRFSARERLAASLDHHALTQQRAPLLAARIAAMGSAQIASFTIGAERWYVSLESIEQFQKEGDWTLCIRDGRDQRVVSCTFSLAYLGGKVRRPRLCIGSVQGPDRNVNGRELFRALTRRWHGLRPKVLVIYLAQCVAASLNAGGTFIVSKQAHIYANWRYCLRKRRVAADYDGLSLECGALARWNGWFVLAPPLRYLAEHQGSDTGNALKRKRYALRSALTAQIRMNVAASHAR comes from the coding sequence GTGTCGACCGTCTCCAACCCACGCCCGCGGCCAGCATGGCTCGCGCGTCTCCACGCTTCGTTCGCGGCAGTCCAGCAAGCCGCCCATGCACTGTATCCCGGCACCAGCGTCTTTCATCGCTGGCGGCGCGCCCGTCTGTGGCTGCGCTCGCTGGTGTGCTGGCGCGCGACCCAGGTGTGGCTCGGGCGCTGCGCGATATCGCCGCTGCGCGACCTGGTGCAACGCCACCCGACCGCGCTCGAACGGATGCACCGGCCGTTCCTGCATAGCCGCTTCAGTGCGCGCGAGCGGCTGGCCGCGAGCCTCGACCATCACGCGTTGACCCAGCAGCGCGCGCCGCTGCTCGCCGCGCGGATCGCCGCGATGGGCTCGGCGCAGATCGCGTCGTTCACGATCGGCGCGGAACGCTGGTACGTGTCGCTCGAATCGATCGAACAATTCCAGAAGGAAGGCGACTGGACCCTGTGCATTCGCGACGGACGCGATCAGCGGGTCGTCTCCTGTACCTTCAGCCTCGCGTATCTCGGCGGCAAGGTGCGGCGGCCCCGGTTGTGCATCGGCTCGGTGCAGGGCCCGGACCGCAACGTCAACGGCCGCGAACTGTTCCGCGCGCTAACGCGCCGCTGGCACGGACTGCGGCCGAAGGTGCTGGTGATCTACCTCGCGCAGTGCGTGGCGGCGTCGCTGAATGCGGGCGGCACCTTCATCGTGTCGAAGCAGGCGCATATCTATGCGAACTGGCGCTACTGTCTGCGCAAGCGCCGCGTGGCCGCCGACTACGACGGCCTGTCGCTCGAATGCGGCGCGCTCGCGCGCTGGAACGGCTGGTTCGTGCTGGCGCCGCCGTTGCGCTATCTGGCCGAGCATCAAGGCAGCGACACCGGCAATGCGTTGAAGCGCAAACGCTATGCGCTGCGCAGCGCGCTCACCGCACAGATCCGGATGAACGTCGCCGCGAGTCACGCGCGATGA